One Myxococcus xanthus DNA segment encodes these proteins:
- the fabF gene encoding beta-ketoacyl-ACP synthase II, with protein sequence MSQRRVVVTGTGLVSALGTGTEKNWQALIAGKSGIAQVTRFDVGKIDTRIAGEVKDFEPEAFIEKREVRRMDLYAQFALAAAQMAVTESGIPIGPDAPHGYIPEKVGVIVGSGIGGISSLEEQHRKGLEKGFDRLSPFFIIQMIINMAPGLISMRYNCKGPNWAPVSACATSAHAIGEAWKSIRLGETDAVIAGGAEAAITPLGLGGFSVMKALSTRNDDPAGASRPFDKDRDGFVMGEGAGILVLEEMEAAKKRGANILAEVVGYGANSDAYHVTQPAPEGEGAARCMRLALQSAGMNPEDVGYINAHGTSTPFNDANETKAIKTVFGDHARKIAVSSTKSMTGHMLGAAGGFEGVVSALALARNILPPTINQTTPDPDCDLDYVPNQAREARVDAVMSNSFGFGGTNAVLVFKRF encoded by the coding sequence GTGTCACAACGTCGAGTCGTCGTCACCGGAACCGGGCTTGTTTCGGCTCTGGGAACCGGAACCGAGAAGAACTGGCAGGCGTTGATCGCCGGCAAGTCGGGTATTGCCCAGGTCACGCGCTTTGACGTTGGCAAAATCGACACGCGCATCGCGGGCGAGGTGAAGGACTTCGAGCCCGAGGCGTTCATCGAAAAGCGCGAAGTGCGCCGGATGGACCTGTATGCGCAGTTCGCGTTGGCCGCCGCGCAGATGGCCGTGACGGAGTCGGGCATTCCCATTGGCCCGGATGCTCCGCACGGCTACATCCCGGAGAAGGTCGGCGTCATCGTCGGCTCGGGCATCGGCGGTATCTCTTCGCTGGAAGAGCAGCACCGCAAGGGGTTGGAGAAGGGGTTCGACCGGTTGTCGCCCTTCTTCATCATCCAGATGATCATCAACATGGCGCCGGGCCTCATCTCCATGCGGTACAACTGCAAGGGGCCGAACTGGGCGCCGGTGTCCGCGTGTGCCACCAGTGCCCACGCCATTGGCGAGGCCTGGAAGTCCATCCGCCTGGGTGAGACGGACGCGGTCATCGCCGGCGGCGCCGAGGCGGCCATCACCCCGTTGGGGCTGGGTGGCTTCTCGGTGATGAAGGCGCTGTCCACACGCAATGATGATCCGGCCGGGGCCAGCCGTCCCTTCGACAAGGACCGTGACGGCTTCGTCATGGGCGAGGGCGCGGGCATCCTGGTGCTGGAGGAGATGGAGGCCGCGAAGAAGCGCGGCGCCAACATCCTCGCGGAGGTGGTGGGGTACGGTGCCAACTCGGACGCGTACCACGTCACCCAGCCGGCGCCGGAAGGCGAGGGCGCGGCGCGCTGCATGCGGCTGGCGCTCCAGTCCGCGGGGATGAACCCGGAGGACGTGGGCTACATCAACGCTCACGGCACCTCGACGCCGTTCAACGACGCGAATGAGACGAAGGCCATCAAGACGGTGTTCGGCGACCACGCGCGGAAGATCGCCGTGTCGTCGACCAAGTCGATGACGGGCCACATGCTCGGCGCGGCGGGCGGCTTCGAGGGCGTGGTCAGCGCGCTGGCGCTGGCGCGCAACATCCTGCCGCCCACCATCAACCAGACGACGCCTGATCCGGACTGCGACCTGGACTACGTGCCCAACCAGGCGCGTGAGGCCCGGGTGGACGCGGTGATGAGCAACTCGTTTGGCTTCGGCGGCACCAACGCCGTGCTGGTGTTCAAGCGCTTCTAG
- the ribD gene encoding bifunctional diaminohydroxyphosphoribosylaminopyrimidine deaminase/5-amino-6-(5-phosphoribosylamino)uracil reductase RibD produces the protein MRLLTRARLEATRAPRAKRAADFDRAVAEFFMRIALEEAAKGLGRTSPNPVVGAVLVKGGRIIARGYHKKAGSAHAEVVALEAAGARAKGADLYTTLEPCDHYGRTPPCSMAIIEAGVRRVICASADPNPKVSGKGVSRMRRAGLKVLTGVLAEDADRLNRPFFKMIRTGLPWVTLKAAVTLDGKLATATGDSRWVTGAPARAWVHRLRDSVDVILVGANTVRKDDPKLTTRLPGGGGKDPLRVVVDSHLRLSPGYTIFTQRSAARTVVATLEDPEGRKARRFLAQGVDVWQLREKAGQVDLKALLRRLAKGGHNHVMVEGGAEMYGSFLRGRLADSLALFLAPKLIGSPGLSWAGDLGVKEMAQALAVKDLAFERHGDDILLQALL, from the coding sequence ATGCGGCTGTTGACACGGGCAAGGTTGGAAGCGACACGGGCGCCCCGGGCGAAGCGAGCGGCGGACTTCGACCGGGCGGTGGCTGAGTTCTTCATGCGCATCGCGCTGGAGGAAGCCGCCAAGGGCCTGGGCCGCACCAGCCCCAACCCCGTCGTGGGCGCGGTGCTGGTGAAGGGCGGGCGCATCATCGCCCGCGGCTACCACAAGAAGGCGGGCAGCGCGCACGCGGAGGTCGTCGCGCTGGAGGCCGCCGGTGCGCGCGCCAAGGGCGCGGACCTCTACACCACGCTGGAGCCGTGCGACCACTACGGGCGTACCCCGCCGTGCAGCATGGCCATCATCGAGGCGGGCGTCCGGCGCGTCATCTGCGCGTCGGCGGACCCCAACCCGAAGGTGAGCGGCAAGGGCGTGTCGCGGATGCGGCGCGCCGGCCTCAAGGTCCTCACGGGCGTGCTCGCGGAGGATGCGGACCGCCTCAACCGGCCCTTCTTCAAGATGATCCGCACGGGCCTGCCCTGGGTGACGCTCAAGGCGGCGGTGACGCTGGACGGGAAGCTGGCCACCGCGACTGGTGACTCGCGCTGGGTGACGGGGGCGCCGGCGCGCGCCTGGGTCCACCGGCTGCGGGACTCGGTGGACGTCATCCTGGTGGGCGCCAACACTGTCCGGAAGGACGACCCGAAGCTGACCACGCGGCTGCCCGGAGGCGGCGGGAAGGACCCGCTGCGCGTGGTGGTGGACAGCCACCTGCGCCTTTCCCCGGGCTACACCATCTTCACGCAGCGCAGCGCCGCGCGCACCGTGGTGGCCACGCTGGAGGATCCGGAGGGCCGCAAGGCGCGGCGCTTCCTGGCCCAGGGTGTGGACGTCTGGCAGCTCCGCGAGAAGGCGGGACAGGTGGACCTCAAGGCCCTGCTGCGGCGGCTGGCGAAGGGCGGCCACAACCACGTCATGGTGGAGGGCGGCGCGGAGATGTACGGCTCCTTCCTGCGTGGGCGCCTGGCGGATTCGCTGGCGCTGTTCCTGGCGCCCAAGCTGATTGGCAGCCCGGGCCTGTCGTGGGCCGGCGACCTGGGGGTGAAGGAGATGGCCCAGGCCCTGGCGGTGAAGGACCTCGCCTTCGAACGCCATGGCGACGACATCCTGCTCCAGGCGCTGTTGTAG
- the rpiB gene encoding ribose 5-phosphate isomerase B, with translation MKVILASDHAGLELRQELVAALTARGVAHEDVGPVTRDSVDYPDFAARVSRAVTSGEATLGVLVCGTGIGMSIVANKHKGIRAALCTTEFEARMARAHNDANVLCLGQRVVGAGVGRAILEAFLSTAFEGGRHERRVQMIREAESQG, from the coding sequence GTGAAAGTCATCCTCGCTTCAGACCACGCGGGACTGGAGCTCCGGCAGGAGCTGGTGGCCGCGCTCACCGCGCGGGGCGTGGCCCACGAAGACGTGGGTCCCGTCACGCGGGACTCGGTGGACTACCCGGACTTCGCCGCGCGGGTGTCCCGCGCCGTGACGTCCGGGGAGGCCACCCTGGGCGTGCTGGTGTGTGGCACCGGCATTGGCATGAGCATCGTCGCCAACAAGCACAAGGGCATCCGGGCGGCCCTGTGCACCACGGAGTTCGAGGCCCGGATGGCTCGGGCCCACAATGACGCCAACGTGCTGTGCCTGGGCCAGCGCGTGGTGGGGGCCGGCGTGGGCCGCGCCATCCTGGAGGCGTTCCTCAGCACTGCTTTCGAAGGCGGCCGCCACGAGCGGCGCGTCCAGATGATTCGCGAGGCCGAGTCCCAGGGCTAA
- the rpmF gene encoding 50S ribosomal protein L32: MGVPKKRTSKMRRDRRRAANNNLRSAVQVTKCPNCKEPVMPHRACTSCGQYKGREVVAQAEA; the protein is encoded by the coding sequence GTGGGTGTCCCCAAGAAGCGTACTTCGAAGATGCGTCGCGACCGCCGCCGTGCGGCCAACAACAACCTGCGGAGCGCCGTGCAGGTGACCAAGTGCCCGAACTGCAAGGAGCCGGTGATGCCTCACCGCGCCTGCACGTCCTGTGGCCAGTACAAGGGCCGTGAAGTGGTCGCTCAGGCCGAGGCCTGA
- the nrdR gene encoding transcriptional regulator NrdR: MRCPFCQDAENKVIDSRESHEGSVIRRRRECLTCKRRFTTYERVEELYPLIVKKDGRREAFDREKIVNGLKKACEKRPVSADQLEETVVAIERQLQGMGEKEVPSSVIGEEIMRRLRQLDEVAYVRFASVYRSFRDIAEFMDELKALREAEAREQRQAPPSAPVDKGG, translated from the coding sequence ATGCGCTGCCCCTTCTGTCAGGACGCCGAGAACAAGGTCATCGACTCCCGTGAGTCACACGAGGGCTCCGTCATCCGGCGGCGCCGCGAGTGCCTGACCTGCAAGCGCCGCTTCACCACGTATGAGCGGGTGGAGGAGCTCTACCCGCTCATCGTGAAGAAGGACGGGCGGCGCGAGGCGTTCGACCGGGAGAAGATCGTCAACGGGCTGAAGAAGGCGTGTGAGAAGCGGCCCGTGTCCGCGGATCAGCTCGAGGAGACGGTGGTCGCCATCGAGCGGCAGCTGCAGGGCATGGGCGAGAAGGAAGTGCCCTCGTCCGTCATCGGCGAGGAGATCATGCGCCGGCTGCGGCAGCTGGACGAGGTGGCCTATGTCCGCTTCGCGTCCGTGTACCGCAGCTTCCGCGACATCGCGGAGTTCATGGACGAGCTGAAGGCCCTGCGCGAGGCGGAGGCGCGCGAGCAGCGCCAGGCGCCTCCCTCGGCACCGGTGGACAAGGGCGGTTAG
- a CDS encoding response regulator, with protein sequence MRVKVLIVEDSKASREYIAAMVEAVEGVEVVVTSSGFEALKLLPRHRFELIITDINMPDINGLELINFVKKNPNYREVPLFIITTEGRDQDRERGLALGAAEYLVKPFLPGSLEALLRRYLKLP encoded by the coding sequence ATGCGTGTCAAGGTGTTGATTGTCGAGGACTCGAAAGCATCGCGCGAGTACATCGCCGCGATGGTCGAGGCCGTGGAGGGGGTCGAGGTGGTGGTGACCTCGAGCGGCTTCGAGGCCCTGAAGCTGCTGCCGCGTCACCGCTTCGAGCTCATCATCACCGACATCAACATGCCTGACATCAACGGGCTGGAGCTCATCAACTTCGTCAAGAAGAACCCCAACTACCGCGAAGTGCCGCTCTTCATCATCACCACGGAGGGGCGCGATCAGGACCGCGAGCGCGGGCTCGCGCTGGGCGCCGCGGAGTATCTGGTCAAGCCCTTCCTCCCCGGGAGCCTGGAAGCGCTCCTGCGGCGCTACCTGAAGCTGCCGTGA
- the acpP gene encoding acyl carrier protein, with protein MSTSTIEAKVKSIIADQLGVGEDEIKPESSFIEDLGADSLDIVELVMAMEEEFEVEIPDEEAENIKTVNDAVSYINTHKK; from the coding sequence ATGTCGACGTCAACCATTGAGGCCAAGGTCAAGTCCATCATCGCCGACCAGCTCGGTGTCGGAGAGGATGAGATCAAGCCGGAGTCCTCCTTCATCGAGGACCTCGGCGCGGACAGCCTCGACATCGTGGAGCTCGTCATGGCGATGGAAGAGGAGTTCGAGGTCGAGATTCCCGACGAAGAGGCGGAGAACATCAAGACCGTCAACGACGCCGTCAGCTACATCAACACCCACAAGAAGTAG
- the ribH gene encoding 6,7-dimethyl-8-ribityllumazine synthase — translation MPRYFDGDFLPPKGRFAICVARFNGFITEELAKGAVDTLVRHGVADADIDVYRCPGTYELPGLVRRVTETRQYVGVITLGAVIRGGTPHFDYVAGECAKGIGAVAFEAAAATPATTVTFGVLTTDTVEQAIDRAGVKAGNKGAEATLACIEMVNLYAKMSATDGRKA, via the coding sequence ATGCCTCGCTACTTCGACGGTGACTTTCTACCCCCCAAGGGCCGCTTCGCCATCTGCGTGGCCCGCTTCAACGGCTTCATCACCGAGGAGCTGGCCAAGGGCGCCGTGGACACGCTGGTGCGCCACGGCGTGGCCGACGCGGACATCGACGTGTACCGCTGCCCCGGAACCTATGAGCTGCCCGGTCTGGTTCGGCGCGTGACCGAGACGCGGCAGTACGTGGGCGTCATCACCCTGGGCGCCGTCATCCGGGGCGGCACGCCGCACTTCGACTATGTGGCCGGCGAGTGCGCCAAGGGCATTGGCGCGGTGGCCTTCGAGGCCGCGGCCGCCACCCCCGCCACGACGGTGACTTTTGGCGTGCTGACGACGGACACGGTGGAACAGGCCATCGACCGGGCGGGCGTGAAGGCTGGGAACAAGGGAGCGGAGGCCACACTGGCCTGCATCGAGATGGTCAATCTGTACGCGAAGATGTCAGCGACGGACGGAAGGAAGGCGTAG
- the plsX gene encoding phosphate acyltransferase PlsX: MRLVLDAMGGDHAPAAPVEGGVLFARAHPGHEVLLVGDEAKVAPLLGKLRPPSNLQVHHASEVVEMDEHASTAFRRKRDSSLRVGFELVRDGRAEALVSAGNSGAVMAGGLLTLGRLPGVERPAIAALFPALKGGGRCLLLDAGANVDCKPTHLAQFAVMGEAYVRARMGVARPRVAVLSNGEESSKGTPLTREASGLLRRSDLDFVGYVEGKDLFSGEVQVVVTDGFTGNVVLKTSEGVGMGVIGMLRQAIERRGGLAEKVGAMLLQPALAGLRRVVDYAEYGGAPLLGIQGVGIVAHGRSTPRALFNALGAALAMAEGGVQAELTRCIGRAAAWLPTHPKGKRATDAGVSD; the protein is encoded by the coding sequence ATGAGGCTGGTGCTGGATGCCATGGGCGGCGATCACGCGCCCGCCGCCCCCGTGGAGGGTGGGGTGCTCTTCGCGCGGGCCCACCCCGGCCATGAGGTGCTCCTGGTGGGGGACGAGGCGAAGGTGGCGCCCCTGCTGGGCAAGCTGCGGCCTCCGTCCAACCTCCAGGTCCACCACGCCTCTGAAGTCGTGGAGATGGACGAGCACGCCTCGACCGCCTTCCGCCGCAAGCGGGACTCCTCCCTCCGGGTGGGCTTCGAACTGGTGCGGGACGGCCGGGCGGAGGCGCTCGTCTCAGCGGGCAACTCTGGCGCCGTCATGGCCGGGGGCCTGCTCACGCTGGGACGGCTGCCGGGCGTGGAGCGTCCCGCCATCGCCGCGCTCTTTCCCGCGCTGAAGGGCGGCGGCCGGTGCCTGCTCCTGGATGCGGGCGCCAACGTGGACTGCAAGCCGACGCACCTGGCCCAGTTCGCCGTCATGGGGGAGGCCTACGTGCGCGCGCGCATGGGCGTGGCCCGGCCCCGGGTGGCCGTGCTCTCCAATGGAGAGGAGTCCTCCAAGGGGACGCCGCTCACCCGGGAGGCCAGTGGGCTGCTGCGGCGCTCGGATCTGGACTTCGTGGGTTACGTGGAGGGCAAGGACCTCTTCTCCGGCGAGGTGCAGGTGGTGGTGACGGACGGGTTCACCGGAAACGTCGTCCTGAAGACATCCGAGGGCGTGGGCATGGGCGTCATTGGCATGCTGCGTCAGGCCATCGAACGGCGCGGCGGGCTGGCGGAGAAGGTGGGGGCGATGCTGCTCCAGCCCGCGCTGGCCGGGCTTCGCCGGGTGGTGGACTACGCCGAGTACGGCGGGGCGCCCCTGCTGGGCATCCAGGGGGTGGGCATCGTCGCGCATGGGCGCTCCACGCCCCGGGCCCTCTTCAACGCGCTGGGCGCGGCGCTGGCCATGGCGGAGGGGGGCGTGCAGGCGGAGTTGACGCGTTGCATTGGGCGCGCGGCGGCGTGGCTTCCGACCCATCCGAAGGGAAAAAGAGCGACAGACGCGGGCGTTTCCGATTAG
- the fabG gene encoding 3-oxoacyl-[acyl-carrier-protein] reductase yields the protein MSGFKDKVVLVTGGSRGIGRACAVAFAKAGASTVVISYAGNEAAAQETVALLQAEGAKAEAIRFDVSDSAACASAVDGIVKGHGRLDVLVNNAGVAVDGLVMRVKDEDWDKQLDTNLKGAFSLIRAVSRPMMKQKGGAIINITSVVGEMGNGGQAAYSASKAGLIGLTKSVARELSSRNIRVNAVSPGFIGTDMTHQINDEMRQKMLEGIPLGRLGNPEEVAGAVLFLAGDAASYITGEVLKVNGGMYM from the coding sequence ATGAGCGGCTTCAAGGACAAGGTCGTGCTCGTGACGGGTGGCTCGCGCGGCATCGGCCGGGCGTGCGCGGTGGCCTTCGCCAAGGCGGGGGCCTCCACCGTGGTCATCAGCTATGCGGGCAACGAGGCGGCGGCCCAGGAGACGGTGGCCCTGCTCCAGGCGGAGGGCGCCAAGGCGGAGGCCATCCGCTTCGACGTGTCCGACAGCGCCGCCTGCGCCAGCGCCGTGGACGGCATCGTCAAGGGCCACGGCCGGCTGGACGTGCTCGTCAACAACGCGGGCGTCGCGGTGGACGGCCTGGTGATGCGGGTGAAGGACGAGGACTGGGACAAGCAGTTGGACACCAACCTCAAGGGCGCCTTCTCGCTCATCCGCGCCGTCAGCCGGCCCATGATGAAGCAGAAGGGCGGCGCCATCATCAACATCACCTCCGTGGTGGGGGAGATGGGCAACGGCGGTCAGGCGGCCTACTCGGCGTCCAAGGCGGGGCTCATCGGCCTGACCAAGTCCGTGGCGCGCGAGCTGTCCAGCCGGAACATCCGCGTCAACGCCGTGTCCCCCGGCTTCATCGGGACGGACATGACGCATCAGATCAATGACGAGATGCGCCAGAAGATGCTGGAGGGCATCCCCCTGGGTCGGTTGGGCAATCCGGAGGAGGTCGCCGGCGCCGTGCTCTTCCTGGCGGGGGACGCCGCGTCCTACATCACCGGCGAGGTCCTGAAGGTCAACGGCGGAATGTACATGTAA
- the nusB gene encoding transcription antitermination factor NusB, translated as MGARRTGRERALQALYQLEMATATTAEALESAWSAAEESNKRDPDAVKFARELVEGVQSHRDEIDQLIERHSHNWRLDRMSRIDRNVLRLGIFELKYRPDIPRKVSINEAVELGKNFGNEESSAFVNGLLDRVAVALNKP; from the coding sequence ATGGGCGCGCGAAGAACGGGACGTGAGCGTGCGCTGCAGGCGCTCTACCAGTTGGAGATGGCCACCGCGACGACGGCGGAGGCGCTGGAGTCAGCCTGGTCGGCCGCCGAGGAGAGCAACAAGCGGGACCCGGACGCGGTGAAGTTCGCCCGGGAACTGGTGGAAGGTGTGCAGTCCCACCGGGACGAAATCGACCAGCTCATTGAGCGGCACAGCCACAACTGGCGCCTGGACCGCATGTCGCGCATCGACCGGAACGTGCTGCGACTGGGCATTTTCGAGCTGAAGTACCGCCCGGACATCCCCCGCAAGGTGTCCATCAACGAGGCGGTGGAGCTGGGCAAGAACTTCGGCAATGAAGAATCGAGCGCGTTCGTCAACGGGCTCCTGGACCGCGTCGCGGTCGCCTTGAACAAGCCGTGA
- the glyA gene encoding serine hydroxymethyltransferase: MENIRTLAEVDPEIARVLREETQRQEEGLELIASENFVSPAVMEAVGSVLTNKYAEGYPGKRYYGGCEVVDVAENLAIARAKDLFGADAVNVQAHSGSQANMGAFMALMKPGDTMLSLDLNSGGHLTHGATFNFSGKLYKVVHYGLTRDTETIDFAQVESLAKEHKPKVIVVGASAYPRTLDFAKFREIADAVGAAMLVDMAHIAGLVAAGVHPSPVPVADIVTSTTHKTLRGPRGGLVLSREPYAKAINSQIFPGIQGGPLMHVIAGKAVAFKEALSPEFKAYQRQIVANAKALAEALQRAGLRLTSGGTDNHLMLVDLRPKKLTGKVAEEVLDKAGITVNKNMIPFDPEKPMTTSGVRVGTPAITTRGMREAEMAVVGRLIGEALDAAQDDAALARIKGQVKELSQGFPLYASRLK, translated from the coding sequence ATGGAGAACATCCGTACGCTGGCCGAAGTGGACCCGGAGATTGCCCGCGTCCTCCGCGAGGAGACCCAGCGCCAGGAGGAAGGGCTGGAGCTCATCGCTTCGGAGAACTTCGTCTCTCCGGCGGTGATGGAGGCGGTGGGCTCGGTGCTCACCAACAAGTACGCGGAAGGCTACCCCGGCAAGCGCTACTACGGCGGCTGCGAGGTGGTGGACGTCGCGGAGAACCTGGCCATCGCCCGCGCCAAGGACCTGTTCGGCGCGGACGCGGTCAACGTGCAGGCGCACTCCGGCAGCCAGGCCAACATGGGCGCCTTCATGGCGCTGATGAAGCCGGGCGACACCATGCTGTCGCTGGACCTCAACTCCGGCGGCCACCTCACCCACGGCGCCACGTTCAACTTCTCCGGCAAGCTCTACAAGGTCGTCCACTACGGCCTGACGCGTGACACGGAGACCATCGACTTCGCGCAGGTGGAGTCGCTGGCCAAGGAGCACAAGCCGAAGGTCATCGTCGTGGGCGCCAGTGCGTACCCGCGCACGCTGGACTTCGCGAAGTTCCGCGAGATCGCCGACGCGGTGGGCGCGGCGATGCTGGTGGACATGGCGCACATCGCCGGCCTGGTGGCGGCGGGCGTGCACCCTTCGCCGGTGCCGGTGGCGGACATCGTCACCAGCACCACGCACAAGACGCTGCGCGGTCCGCGTGGCGGCCTGGTGCTGAGCCGCGAGCCCTACGCCAAGGCCATCAACAGTCAGATCTTCCCCGGCATCCAGGGCGGCCCGCTGATGCACGTCATCGCCGGCAAGGCGGTGGCCTTCAAGGAGGCGCTGTCGCCGGAGTTCAAGGCGTACCAGCGGCAGATTGTCGCCAACGCGAAGGCGCTGGCGGAGGCGCTCCAGCGCGCGGGCCTGCGGCTGACGTCCGGCGGCACGGACAACCACCTGATGCTGGTGGACCTGCGCCCCAAGAAGCTCACGGGCAAGGTGGCCGAAGAGGTGCTGGACAAGGCCGGAATCACCGTGAACAAGAACATGATTCCGTTTGACCCGGAGAAGCCGATGACCACGTCCGGTGTCCGGGTGGGCACGCCGGCCATCACCACGCGCGGCATGCGCGAGGCGGAGATGGCGGTGGTGGGGCGGCTCATCGGCGAGGCGCTGGACGCCGCGCAGGACGACGCCGCGCTGGCCCGCATCAAGGGGCAGGTGAAGGAGCTTTCGCAGGGGTTCCCGCTCTACGCCTCGCGGTTGAAGTAG
- a CDS encoding riboflavin synthase translates to MFTGLIQDLGRVERVIPGGMTDLWIHTSLGAAAFELGESIAVNGACLTVVERTGDSFRVQAAPETLRRTTLGSVKPGDQVNLERALALGDRLGGHLVSGHVDAVSEVLETYPEGGSWVMGFRLPEELAPYFIEKGSVAIDGISLTVNTVEADRFRVQLIPETQERTTLKARGVGSKVNLEADQIGKYVARLFALQRGQGAPGGRGGLTAAAIAAAGFGTP, encoded by the coding sequence ATGTTTACCGGCCTCATTCAGGACCTTGGCAGGGTGGAGCGCGTCATTCCCGGCGGGATGACCGACCTGTGGATTCACACCTCGCTGGGCGCGGCGGCCTTCGAGCTGGGCGAGTCGATTGCCGTCAACGGCGCCTGCCTCACGGTGGTGGAGCGCACCGGTGACAGCTTCCGCGTGCAGGCCGCGCCGGAGACGCTGCGCCGGACGACGCTGGGCTCCGTGAAGCCCGGAGACCAGGTGAACCTGGAGCGGGCCCTGGCGCTGGGTGACCGGCTGGGCGGGCACCTGGTCTCTGGCCACGTGGACGCCGTCAGTGAGGTGCTGGAGACGTACCCGGAGGGTGGCTCCTGGGTGATGGGGTTCCGGCTGCCGGAGGAACTGGCGCCGTACTTCATCGAGAAGGGCTCGGTGGCCATCGACGGCATCAGCCTCACCGTCAACACCGTGGAGGCGGACCGGTTCCGGGTGCAGCTCATCCCGGAGACGCAGGAGCGCACCACCTTGAAGGCGCGGGGCGTGGGGTCGAAGGTGAACCTGGAGGCGGACCAGATAGGGAAGTACGTGGCGCGGCTGTTCGCGCTCCAGCGGGGCCAGGGGGCCCCCGGGGGACGTGGCGGGCTGACGGCGGCGGCCATCGCGGCTGCGGGGTTTGGCACGCCGTAG
- the fabD gene encoding ACP S-malonyltransferase yields MSKVAFVFPGQGSQAVGMGKDLYEKFPEARAVFDAVDAALGEKLSTLCFEGPDEALKLTANTQPAILTVSLAAHAVFAKRGPAPSFVAGHSLGEYSALVAAGAMDLGDAVRVVRARGTFMQEAVPAGVGAMAAVLGLVPEKVKAACDAAAEGQVVSPANYNSPEQTVIAGDAAAVERAGVKCKEAGAKRVMPLPVSAPFHCALMAPVQPRLAEVLGGIQVSAPSVPVVTNVEARPNADASRVVPLLLEQVSSPVRWIECVEALKAEGVTRIIELGPGKVLVGLVKRITKDIELFNVEDSASLDKALAALGVAA; encoded by the coding sequence ATGTCGAAGGTCGCGTTCGTGTTCCCCGGGCAAGGCAGCCAGGCCGTGGGGATGGGCAAGGACCTGTATGAGAAGTTCCCCGAGGCCCGGGCCGTGTTCGACGCGGTTGATGCCGCCCTGGGGGAGAAGCTCTCCACCCTCTGTTTCGAGGGCCCGGACGAGGCGCTGAAGCTCACGGCCAACACCCAGCCGGCCATCCTCACGGTGTCGCTGGCGGCGCACGCGGTGTTCGCGAAGCGGGGACCGGCGCCGTCCTTCGTGGCGGGGCACTCGCTGGGCGAGTACTCGGCGCTGGTGGCGGCGGGCGCCATGGACCTGGGCGACGCGGTCCGGGTGGTGCGCGCGCGCGGCACCTTCATGCAGGAGGCGGTGCCCGCGGGCGTGGGCGCCATGGCCGCGGTGCTGGGCCTGGTTCCGGAGAAGGTGAAGGCGGCCTGTGACGCGGCGGCCGAGGGGCAGGTGGTGTCGCCGGCGAACTACAACTCGCCCGAGCAGACGGTCATCGCCGGTGACGCGGCGGCCGTGGAGCGCGCCGGGGTGAAGTGCAAGGAGGCCGGCGCCAAGCGCGTGATGCCCCTGCCGGTATCCGCCCCCTTCCACTGCGCGCTGATGGCGCCGGTGCAGCCCCGGCTGGCGGAGGTGCTGGGCGGCATCCAGGTGTCCGCGCCGTCCGTGCCGGTGGTGACCAACGTGGAGGCCCGTCCCAACGCGGACGCGTCGCGGGTGGTGCCGCTGCTCCTGGAGCAGGTGAGCTCGCCGGTGCGCTGGATTGAGTGCGTGGAGGCGCTGAAGGCCGAAGGCGTCACCCGCATCATCGAGCTGGGGCCGGGCAAGGTGCTGGTGGGCCTGGTCAAGCGCATCACCAAGGACATCGAGCTGTTCAACGTCGAGGACTCCGCGAGCCTGGACAAGGCGCTCGCGGCACTGGGGGTGGCAGCATGA
- a CDS encoding M17 family peptidase N-terminal domain-containing protein: protein MSQTTTHDIGLEGLDTLGGVDALCLFIAEDDRPLPSSAGFVDWRLCGSLSRVLKAGFFTGAKDDWLLLPSDGKLAVPRIFVVGLGARQRLDAVTLNDAMAEAGRVLSKARVESVALEVPAGGQVEDAARAAAFQKGFLPAFKGERVAVLADKGLVKSLPARKG from the coding sequence GTGAGCCAGACGACGACGCACGACATCGGATTGGAGGGCCTGGACACGCTCGGCGGGGTGGACGCGCTCTGCCTCTTCATCGCCGAGGATGACCGGCCCCTGCCGTCCTCCGCGGGCTTCGTGGACTGGCGGCTGTGTGGCTCGCTCTCGCGGGTGCTCAAGGCCGGCTTCTTCACGGGCGCGAAGGATGACTGGCTGTTGCTGCCCTCGGACGGGAAGCTGGCGGTGCCCCGCATCTTCGTCGTGGGGCTGGGCGCGCGTCAGCGACTGGACGCGGTTACGTTGAACGACGCGATGGCTGAAGCGGGAAGGGTGCTGTCCAAGGCCCGGGTGGAGTCCGTGGCGCTGGAAGTGCCCGCCGGTGGCCAGGTGGAGGACGCCGCGCGGGCCGCGGCTTTCCAGAAGGGCTTTCTGCCCGCGTTCAAGGGCGAACGGGTGGCCGTCCTGGCGGACAAGGGACTCGTCAAGTCGCTGCCTGCACGCAAGGGCTGA